From a single Rutidosis leptorrhynchoides isolate AG116_Rl617_1_P2 chromosome 5, CSIRO_AGI_Rlap_v1, whole genome shotgun sequence genomic region:
- the LOC139846472 gene encoding ubiquitin receptor RAD23d-like, producing the protein MKVFVKTLKGTHFEIEVKPEDTVSDVKKNIETVQGDVYPAAQQMLIHQGKVLKDGTTLEENKVAENSFIVIMLSKTKAPAGETSSTATAPKAPQTSVTPPAPAATQAPPPAVTQPASVPSATPATNPASILNAPSENVYDQAASNLVAGSTLEGTIQHLLDMGGGIWDRDTVVRALRAAFNNPERAVEYLYSGIPEAAEVPPPVTGVQAVNPQPLQATQPPVMPSAGPNANPLDLFPQGLPDMGANAPAGGAAGNLDFLRNSPQFQALRAMVQANPQILQPMLQELGKQNPHLVRLIQEHQADFLRLINEPVEGGENALGGDLAGAMPQAVTVTAEERQAIERLEAMGFDRALVLEVFFACNKNEELAANYLLDHMHEFED; encoded by the exons ATGAAGGTTTTTGTGAAAACATTGAAGGGGACTCACTTTGAAattgaagttaaacctgaagacaCG GTTAGTGATGTGAAGAAGAATATAGAAACTGTTCAGGGAGATGTATATCCTGCTGCACAGCAGATGCTTATTCATCAGGGTAAAGTGCTTAAAGATGGAACCACTTTGGAAGAGAACAAAGTTGCTGAAAATTCTTTTATTGTCATCATGTTATCCAAG ACTAAAGCACCTGCTGGTGAAACTTCATCAACAGCAACTGCTCCAAAG GCCCCTCAGACTAGTGTGACTCCTCCTGCACCAGCTGCAACTCAGGCTCCTCCTCCAGCGGTCACACA GCCCGCATCTGTTCCTTCAGCTACTCCTGCTACAAATCCAGCATCTATTTTGAATGCTCC GTCAGAGAATGTATACGATCAAGCAGCGTCTAATCTGGTAGCGGGAAGCACTTTGGAGGGTACAATTCAGCATCTTCTTGATATGGGTGGTGGGATTTGGGATAGGGATACAGTTGTTCGTGCTCTTCGTGCCGCCTTTAACAATCCAGAAAGAGCTGTCGAGTATCTCTATTCT GGTATTCCTGAAGCAGCTGAAGTTCCTCCGCCAGTGACAGGTGTGCAGGCTGTAAACCCTCAACCCCTGCAAGCTACACAACCACCAGTTATGCCTTCTGCTGGGCCAAATGCAAATCCCCTGGACCTTTTTCCtcag GGTCTTCCTGACATGGGTGCAAATGCCCCTGCTGGTGGTGCTGCAGGCAACCTCGATTTTCTCCGTAACAGTCCACAG TTCCAAGCACTCCGAGCCATGGTGCAGGCTAATCCACAAATCTTGCAG CCTATGCTTCAAGAACTTGGGAAGCAAAATCCTCATTTGGTGAGACTGATACAAGAGCATCAGGCTGATTTTCTTCGTTTGATCAACGAGCCAGTTGAAGGCGGAGA GAATGCACTTGGTGGTGATCTTGCTGGTGCAATGCCGCAGGCTGTGACTGTTACAGCAGAGGAACGTCAAGCTATTGAACGC CTTGAAGCAATGGGATTTGATAGAGCGCTTGTATTAGAGGTGTTCTTTGCATGCAACAAGAACGAGGAGCTGGCAGCAAATTACCTATTAGATCACATGCACGAGTTTGAAGATTAG
- the LOC139847118 gene encoding uncharacterized protein encodes MSAFEHNEEEEVKKSKKNNVKVPTTLASIESLTFPKVQEVVLLADYRCKLCRDRVANIVARYNGDMESMEITMTEKKVTFTFTGKYSKASKGRRENSEVFAICKNMVNKIFNFKSDKNKEEAQK; translated from the exons ATGTCTGCTTTTGAGCACAATGAGGAAGAAGAAGTCAAAAAGTCAAAGAAGAATAATGTCAAAGTTCCAACTACACTTGCTTCCATTGAATCACTAACTTTCCCTAAG GTTCAGGAAGTTGTGCTTTTGGCTGATTATAGATGCAAACTGTGCCGAGATAGAGTAGCCAATATCGTTGCAAGATACAATG GAGATATGGAGTCAATGGAGATAACGATGACGGAGAAAAAGGTAACTTTTACATTTACGGGTAAATACTCGAAAGCAAGCAAAGGAAGAAGAGAAAATTCTGAAGTTTTCGCCATCTGTAAGAACATGGTCAATAAAATCTTCAATTTCAAAA